The Streptomyces nitrosporeus genome includes a window with the following:
- a CDS encoding SulP family inorganic anion transporter produces the protein MSSTAVTPSARLRGLRPDWLNDPKVWRTEILAGLVVALALVPEAISFSIIVGVDPAIGLFASFTMAVTISVVGGRRAMISAATGAVALVIAPVNREHGLGYLIATVILAGVFQVILGAVGVAKLLRFVPRSVMTGFVNALAIMVFMAQVPEMHDVPWPVYPLLAGGLALMVFFPKITRVVPAPLVSIVVLTVITVAAGIAVPTVGDKGELPSSLPVPGLPDVPFTLDTLTTIAPYALAMALVGLMESLMTAKLVDDITDTRSSKTRESIGQGVANIVTGFFGGMGGCAVIGQTMINVKVSGARTRLSTFLAGAFLMVLCVVFGPVVSDIPMAALVAVMVMVAFGTFDWHSVAPKTLRRMPAGETTVMAVTVVTVIATENLAIGVVVGTVTAMVIFARRVAHLADVTAVTDPDGTTAVYSVTGELFFASSNDLVGRFDYAGDPDRIVIDLSAAHVWDASSVAALDAIGTKYAQRGKTVEITGLNAPSARLHGRLSGGLTAGH, from the coding sequence TTGTCCTCTACCGCTGTGACTCCCTCCGCGCGCCTGCGCGGCCTGCGCCCCGACTGGCTGAACGACCCCAAGGTCTGGCGCACCGAGATCCTGGCAGGCCTGGTCGTGGCCCTGGCTCTGGTCCCGGAGGCCATCTCGTTCTCGATCATCGTCGGTGTCGACCCGGCGATCGGCCTGTTCGCCTCCTTCACCATGGCCGTCACCATCTCGGTCGTCGGCGGCCGCCGCGCGATGATCTCCGCCGCCACCGGCGCGGTCGCGCTCGTCATCGCGCCCGTGAACCGTGAACACGGCCTGGGCTATCTGATCGCGACCGTCATCCTGGCCGGCGTCTTCCAGGTGATCCTCGGCGCGGTGGGCGTGGCCAAGCTGCTGCGGTTCGTACCCCGCTCGGTGATGACCGGCTTCGTCAACGCCCTCGCCATCATGGTCTTCATGGCACAGGTACCGGAGATGCACGACGTGCCCTGGCCGGTCTACCCGCTGCTCGCCGGCGGCCTGGCGCTGATGGTGTTCTTCCCGAAGATCACCAGGGTGGTCCCGGCCCCCCTGGTCTCCATCGTCGTCCTGACCGTGATCACGGTCGCCGCCGGGATCGCCGTGCCCACCGTCGGCGACAAGGGCGAACTGCCCTCCTCCCTGCCGGTGCCCGGCCTGCCCGACGTGCCCTTCACCCTGGACACGCTGACGACGATCGCCCCCTACGCGCTCGCGATGGCGCTGGTCGGCCTGATGGAGTCGCTGATGACCGCCAAGCTGGTCGACGACATCACCGACACCCGCTCCTCCAAGACCCGCGAGTCCATCGGGCAGGGAGTGGCGAACATCGTCACCGGCTTCTTCGGCGGCATGGGCGGCTGCGCCGTGATCGGACAGACGATGATCAACGTGAAGGTCTCCGGCGCCCGCACCCGCCTCTCCACGTTCCTCGCCGGCGCCTTCCTGATGGTGCTGTGCGTCGTCTTCGGTCCCGTGGTCTCCGACATCCCCATGGCCGCCCTGGTCGCCGTCATGGTCATGGTCGCCTTCGGGACCTTCGACTGGCACTCCGTCGCCCCGAAGACGCTCCGGCGGATGCCCGCGGGAGAGACCACCGTCATGGCCGTCACCGTGGTCACCGTGATCGCCACCGAGAACCTCGCCATCGGCGTCGTCGTGGGAACCGTCACCGCCATGGTCATCTTCGCCAGGCGCGTCGCCCACCTCGCCGACGTCACCGCCGTCACCGACCCCGACGGCACCACGGCCGTCTACTCCGTGACCGGCGAGCTGTTCTTCGCCTCCTCCAACGACCTCGTCGGCCGGTTCGACTACGCGGGCGACCCGGACAGGATCGTCATCGACCTGTCGGCCGCGCATGTCTGGGACGCCTCCTCCGTCGCGGCTCTGGACGCCATCGGGACGAAGTACGCCCAGCGGGGCAAGACCGTCGAGATCACCGGTCTGAACGCCCCCAGCGCCCGGCTGCACGGCAGACTCAGCGGCGGACTCACAGCCGGGCACTGA
- a CDS encoding MerR family transcriptional regulator: MDDKHMQIGEVAARTELSLRTIRHYEEAGLVIPSARSQGGFRLYTENDVARLMVIRRMKPLGFTLDQMRDLLDVTDRLDGHTELDAGEREALLERVRAYERSAAEQVEKLRVQLSRAEDFAATLRARLPEDAPARP, encoded by the coding sequence GTGGACGACAAGCACATGCAGATCGGCGAGGTCGCCGCGCGGACGGAGCTGTCCCTGCGCACCATCCGGCACTACGAGGAGGCCGGCCTCGTCATCCCCTCCGCCCGTTCCCAGGGCGGCTTCCGCCTCTACACCGAGAACGACGTCGCGCGCCTCATGGTCATCCGCCGGATGAAACCGCTCGGCTTCACCCTGGACCAGATGCGCGACCTGCTGGACGTCACCGACCGCCTCGACGGCCACACGGAGCTGGACGCCGGGGAGCGTGAAGCCCTGCTGGAACGTGTGCGCGCATACGAGCGGAGCGCGGCGGAGCAGGTGGAGAAGCTGCGTGTTCAGCTCTCCCGCGCCGAGGACTTCGCAGCCACGCTGCGTGCCCGCCTGCCCGAGGACGCCCCGGCCCGTCCCTGA
- a CDS encoding ArsR/SmtB family transcription factor, producing MSNAKALPPLESAGTRGAVPCCPPLTERPMTAEEAGSAARMFKALGDPVRLRLFSAVASHEGGEACVCDISDVGVSQPTVSHHLKKLKEAGLLTSERRGTWVYYRVEPSVLAAMGSLLGPPSVA from the coding sequence ATGTCGAACGCGAAGGCGCTGCCGCCGCTCGAATCCGCCGGCACCCGGGGGGCGGTTCCGTGCTGCCCGCCACTGACCGAGCGTCCGATGACCGCCGAGGAGGCCGGGAGCGCCGCGCGGATGTTCAAGGCGCTCGGTGATCCGGTGCGCCTGCGGCTGTTCTCCGCCGTGGCCTCGCACGAGGGCGGGGAGGCGTGCGTGTGCGACATCTCCGATGTCGGTGTCTCCCAGCCGACCGTCTCCCATCACCTGAAGAAGCTGAAGGAGGCCGGGCTGCTGACTTCCGAACGGCGCGGCACCTGGGTGTACTACCGGGTCGAGCCGTCGGTGCTCGCCGCGATGGGCAGCCTGCTGGGTCCGCCCTCCGTGGCCTGA
- a CDS encoding NAD(P)-binding domain-containing protein, with protein sequence MNAPATTELPVVVIGAGPIGLAAAAHLLDRGIEPLVLEAGPTAGTAVRDWAHVRLFSTWNEVVDPAAEKLLTPTGWTPPDPAAYPSGGDWSELYLQPLADALGDRIRFGATVTGVSRAGRDRVVDAGREQQPFVVHIVHADGHEERSPARAVIDASGTWATPSPAGGDGLPALGEKAAAGKITYRVPDLKDPAVRARYAGKRTAVIGSGASAFTALASLAGLARADDGAGTKTLWILRRGIVGSTFGGGEADQLPARGALGLAAKAAVENGHADAVTGFRTEAIDRDADGRPVLVGEDGRRLEAADEVVVLTGFRPDLSFLGELRLGLDERLQAPVALAPLIDPNQHSCGTVYPHGHRELSHPEPGFYLVGTKSYGRAPTFLAMTGYEQVRSVAAAIAGDLESADRVELTLPETGVCGGAGLFDAPGTQEADGGGCCAPAPQSVRLAAPAAVGDAAGQAPAGGCCGS encoded by the coding sequence GTGAACGCGCCCGCCACCACCGAGCTGCCCGTCGTCGTGATCGGGGCCGGCCCCATCGGCCTGGCCGCCGCGGCCCACCTGCTCGACCGGGGCATCGAGCCCCTGGTCCTGGAAGCCGGACCCACCGCCGGCACCGCGGTACGCGACTGGGCACATGTACGCCTGTTCTCCACCTGGAACGAGGTCGTCGACCCGGCCGCAGAGAAACTCCTCACCCCGACCGGATGGACACCCCCCGACCCGGCCGCCTACCCCTCCGGCGGTGACTGGAGCGAGCTCTACCTGCAACCGCTGGCCGACGCCCTCGGCGACCGTATCCGCTTCGGAGCCACCGTCACCGGCGTCTCACGCGCCGGCCGGGACCGGGTCGTCGACGCCGGCCGCGAACAGCAGCCCTTCGTCGTGCACATCGTCCACGCCGACGGACATGAGGAACGGAGCCCCGCCCGCGCCGTCATCGACGCCTCCGGCACCTGGGCCACACCGTCCCCGGCCGGCGGCGACGGACTGCCCGCCCTCGGCGAGAAGGCCGCCGCCGGGAAGATCACCTACCGTGTCCCGGACCTGAAGGACCCCGCCGTCCGCGCCCGGTACGCAGGCAAGCGCACCGCCGTCATCGGCTCCGGCGCCTCCGCCTTCACCGCCCTCGCCTCCCTGGCCGGCCTCGCCAGGGCCGACGACGGCGCGGGGACGAAGACGCTGTGGATCCTGCGCCGGGGCATCGTCGGTTCCACCTTCGGCGGCGGCGAAGCCGATCAGCTCCCCGCACGCGGCGCCCTGGGCCTGGCAGCGAAGGCCGCCGTCGAGAACGGTCACGCGGACGCGGTCACCGGTTTCCGTACCGAGGCGATCGACCGCGACGCCGACGGCCGCCCGGTCCTGGTCGGTGAGGACGGGCGCCGCCTGGAGGCAGCCGACGAGGTGGTCGTCCTGACCGGCTTCCGCCCCGACCTGTCCTTCCTCGGCGAACTGCGCCTGGGCCTCGACGAACGCCTCCAGGCGCCCGTCGCACTGGCCCCCCTGATCGACCCCAACCAGCACTCCTGCGGCACCGTTTACCCCCACGGCCACCGCGAACTCTCCCACCCCGAGCCCGGCTTCTACCTGGTCGGGACGAAGTCCTACGGCCGCGCCCCGACCTTCCTGGCGATGACCGGCTACGAGCAGGTCCGTTCCGTCGCCGCCGCGATCGCCGGCGACCTCGAATCCGCCGACCGCGTGGAACTCACCCTCCCCGAGACCGGTGTCTGCGGCGGCGCCGGCCTGTTCGACGCCCCCGGTACCCAGGAGGCCGACGGCGGCGGCTGCTGCGCCCCCGCGCCGCAGTCCGTCCGGCTCGCCGCCCCCGCAGCGGTCGGGGATGCTGCCGGACAGGCCCCGGCGGGCGGCTGCTGCGGCTCGTGA
- a CDS encoding DUF6493 family protein — translation MTSPLDVLTAVRAGDTGRLPALLAPLDRGLRRDLLAGLKKLRAELRASGWDRWEERDLVSPALLVAGAACQTGAAAAASWIGGRDMRRRRQPPVRELIEVLADRAPRWLGDLAHRLADRPSTSEEDYPLILGLVRRTGCPMPTSDGCVEGWATAAWSGRGKLIDVLRRDPHLTAFVPRLFETPEPVTTLTWPSEPDGHRHWPGALAGLAAEGLLDRAALLDACTARLLRGGAALHLKPYRSVLEALRPTAEEERERTADWIALTSDAPSPVAGHAQQVLARLAEAGHVSPARLAEMSAAVFFRPEKKLLRAQLVLLGRVLARDPAAAPELLPVLGEAFGHTDTDVQERALKLAAAHLGDDGALRAGLAGRARLLSPVHRARAVALFGTDAVPGEDTGPYREILPPPPLPAPLAPSPESVEETVVLVAAVINSRTEPVEEFERALDALVRHAHRDRAALAAALRPALADRYWLDPARRRHYTHELPGLEHVAAAVLDARPSGPRPQALVSWRSDCHHSDAFAARHARVAEAACAITASTGPLPFLLATPTFTNGTLDPHALVARLAEYARLGAVPGPVDFAQALLRVRRDTSALPQADALGTPEGRRLAAWLGGAGRPATVTRRTSPAGRHRHGGDPGRHVLDTGERAVVVEEFPAAFRELGKARKAAGRCWDGEDPETLIALLPEDRDTLAAWSLPGVTSCALDDERGGTGILPGLASSGPAGPAGPALHLAVATGLGSRHAEDRLRSVDALLVLASRGELDPVRLGADLAGLLELGTLKPGRLADALRTAAVSGAYATIWAVLSGALPALFTGSADPRGAGELLETAAECAEKSRAVAEPPAGLDATAARPGRSRLVAQAARLRDALHRNREAAAVTAG, via the coding sequence ATGACCAGCCCGCTCGACGTCCTCACCGCCGTCCGCGCCGGAGACACCGGCCGGCTGCCCGCCCTGCTGGCGCCGCTGGACCGTGGCCTGCGGCGTGATCTGCTGGCCGGGCTGAAAAAGCTGCGCGCCGAACTTCGGGCCTCCGGCTGGGACCGCTGGGAGGAGCGCGACCTGGTGAGCCCCGCCCTGCTCGTCGCCGGCGCCGCCTGCCAGACCGGCGCGGCCGCGGCGGCCTCCTGGATAGGAGGCCGCGACATGCGCCGCCGGCGGCAGCCCCCCGTCCGCGAGCTCATCGAGGTACTCGCGGACCGTGCCCCCCGGTGGCTCGGCGACCTCGCCCACCGGCTCGCGGACCGCCCCTCCACCTCCGAGGAGGACTACCCGCTCATCCTCGGACTTGTCCGACGGACCGGCTGCCCCATGCCCACCAGCGACGGCTGTGTCGAAGGCTGGGCGACGGCCGCATGGTCCGGACGGGGCAAGCTCATCGACGTGCTGCGCCGCGACCCGCACCTCACCGCGTTCGTCCCCCGCCTGTTCGAGACGCCTGAACCGGTCACCACCCTTACCTGGCCCAGCGAGCCGGACGGGCACCGTCACTGGCCCGGCGCGCTGGCCGGCCTCGCCGCCGAGGGCCTGCTCGACCGCGCCGCGCTCCTCGACGCCTGCACCGCCCGCCTGCTGCGCGGCGGCGCGGCCCTCCATCTGAAGCCGTACCGGTCCGTCCTGGAAGCCCTGCGCCCGACCGCGGAGGAGGAGCGGGAGCGGACCGCCGACTGGATCGCGCTCACCTCCGACGCGCCGTCCCCCGTCGCCGGGCACGCACAGCAGGTGCTGGCCCGCCTCGCCGAAGCCGGCCACGTCTCCCCCGCACGGCTGGCGGAGATGTCCGCCGCCGTGTTCTTCCGCCCCGAGAAGAAACTCCTGCGGGCCCAGTTGGTGCTGCTCGGCAGGGTGCTCGCCCGTGACCCGGCCGCCGCGCCCGAACTGCTGCCGGTGCTCGGCGAAGCCTTCGGCCACACGGACACCGATGTCCAGGAGCGGGCCCTGAAACTGGCCGCCGCACACCTCGGTGACGACGGGGCCCTGCGCGCCGGGCTCGCCGGCCGCGCCCGCCTGCTCAGCCCCGTACACCGCGCGCGGGCCGTGGCCCTCTTCGGCACGGACGCGGTCCCCGGGGAGGACACCGGCCCGTACCGGGAGATCCTGCCGCCGCCCCCGCTGCCCGCACCGCTCGCTCCGTCCCCGGAGTCGGTCGAGGAGACCGTGGTGCTCGTCGCGGCCGTCATCAACTCCCGCACCGAGCCCGTCGAGGAGTTCGAACGCGCCCTTGACGCCTTGGTCCGCCACGCCCACCGGGACCGGGCCGCCCTGGCGGCGGCTCTGCGGCCCGCCCTGGCGGACCGCTACTGGCTCGACCCGGCACGCCGCCGCCACTACACCCACGAGCTGCCGGGCCTGGAGCATGTGGCCGCCGCCGTCCTGGATGCCCGGCCGTCCGGGCCGAGGCCGCAGGCGCTGGTCAGCTGGCGCAGCGACTGCCATCACAGCGACGCCTTCGCCGCCCGCCACGCCCGGGTGGCCGAGGCCGCCTGCGCCATCACCGCCAGTACCGGCCCGCTCCCCTTCCTGCTCGCCACCCCCACCTTCACCAACGGGACCCTGGACCCGCATGCCCTTGTCGCCCGGCTCGCCGAATACGCCCGTCTCGGTGCCGTCCCCGGCCCGGTCGACTTCGCGCAGGCTCTGCTCCGGGTCCGCCGCGACACGTCCGCCCTGCCGCAAGCGGACGCCCTGGGCACGCCGGAGGGCCGGCGGCTGGCTGCCTGGCTCGGCGGGGCCGGACGGCCCGCGACCGTCACCCGCCGCACCTCTCCGGCCGGCCGCCACCGCCACGGCGGCGACCCCGGCCGCCATGTCCTCGACACCGGCGAACGCGCCGTAGTCGTGGAAGAGTTCCCCGCCGCGTTCCGTGAGCTCGGAAAGGCGCGGAAGGCGGCCGGCCGCTGCTGGGACGGAGAGGACCCCGAGACCCTGATCGCACTGCTGCCCGAGGACCGCGACACCCTGGCCGCCTGGTCGCTGCCGGGCGTCACCTCCTGCGCCCTCGACGACGAGCGCGGTGGCACCGGCATCCTGCCCGGACTCGCCTCCTCGGGCCCCGCCGGGCCTGCCGGACCCGCTCTCCACCTCGCGGTAGCCACCGGTCTCGGCTCCCGGCACGCCGAGGACCGGCTCCGGTCGGTCGACGCGCTGCTCGTCCTCGCGAGCCGCGGCGAGCTGGACCCCGTACGTCTTGGAGCGGACCTCGCCGGTCTGCTGGAGCTGGGCACGCTCAAGCCCGGCCGGCTCGCCGACGCACTGCGTACCGCAGCCGTGTCCGGTGCCTACGCCACGATCTGGGCCGTCCTTTCCGGAGCCCTGCCCGCCCTGTTCACCGGCTCCGCGGATCCGCGCGGTGCGGGGGAACTGCTGGAGACCGCCGCCGAGTGCGCCGAGAAGTCCCGGGCCGTGGCGGAGCCGCCCGCGGGACTCGACGCCACCGCGGCGCGCCCCGGCCGCTCCCGGCTGGTCGCCCAGGCGGCCCGTCTGCGTGATGCCCTGCACCGCAATCGAGAGGCGGCGGCCGTGACCGCGGGGTGA
- a CDS encoding SWIM zinc finger family protein, which translates to MTRTAHTFAYAGSSVLTGSGAGRSLGLETAGGLSPAGAEVHPRFFAGFLSEPRAAARGLLAVADVAASHYFRQVRRASLDPVVTANGDRLRFESFSGCCGVHARLDVLPEGLRGADTGHGTTNVDVNNPLRDALSRLTDGDPLHLRIGPDELAVTTLDGPVVEKKVPLPERWLRGFAESQAITTGFDLRAELASTEAVRFLRSLPRGTAAGSGPLWVVPAGRTLRPTTRPVPGAVCLPGPERLAAFQRVLRQATALRVYGPVPDGAVPTASAWEIALPGMRLTLTLSPEAGRGFSGEGSVLEALAMDTAAADADLVSVLLAWEPRIDPFDLAEQSGLPVERVRAALARLGTAGQVGYDLAEAAYFHRELPYDARRAERHNPRLTAARALLAEGAVAFDGPATAQVASGERRYLVRESGGALSCTCQWWADHRGRRGPCKHTLATRMARRAAAATTATGDAR; encoded by the coding sequence ATGACGCGCACCGCACACACCTTCGCCTACGCAGGGTCCTCCGTGTTGACGGGCTCCGGCGCCGGCCGCAGCCTCGGCCTGGAGACCGCGGGCGGCTTGTCCCCGGCCGGTGCCGAGGTCCACCCGCGCTTCTTCGCCGGCTTCCTGAGCGAGCCCCGGGCCGCCGCGCGCGGCCTGCTGGCCGTCGCCGACGTGGCCGCCTCACACTACTTCCGGCAGGTCCGACGGGCGTCCCTCGACCCCGTGGTCACGGCCAACGGCGACAGGTTGCGCTTCGAGTCCTTCTCCGGATGCTGCGGGGTCCACGCCCGCCTGGACGTCCTGCCCGAAGGCCTCCGCGGGGCCGACACCGGCCACGGCACCACCAACGTCGATGTCAACAACCCGCTGCGCGACGCGCTGTCGCGGCTCACCGACGGCGACCCGCTGCATCTGCGGATCGGCCCCGACGAACTCGCGGTGACCACCCTCGACGGGCCGGTCGTCGAGAAGAAGGTGCCACTGCCCGAGCGCTGGCTGCGCGGCTTCGCCGAATCCCAGGCCATCACCACCGGCTTCGACCTCCGTGCGGAGCTGGCCTCCACCGAAGCCGTCCGGTTCCTGCGCTCCCTCCCGCGCGGCACCGCCGCCGGCAGCGGCCCGCTGTGGGTGGTCCCCGCGGGCCGGACCCTGCGTCCCACCACCCGTCCGGTACCAGGAGCGGTGTGCCTGCCCGGCCCCGAACGCCTCGCCGCCTTCCAGCGCGTACTGCGCCAGGCCACCGCCCTGCGTGTGTACGGGCCCGTACCCGACGGCGCCGTGCCCACCGCCTCCGCCTGGGAGATCGCCCTGCCCGGCATGAGGCTCACCCTCACCCTGTCCCCGGAAGCCGGCCGCGGGTTCTCCGGTGAGGGGAGCGTGCTGGAGGCCCTCGCCATGGACACGGCGGCAGCGGACGCCGACCTGGTGTCCGTCCTGCTCGCCTGGGAACCGCGTATCGACCCCTTCGACCTTGCCGAGCAGTCGGGCCTCCCCGTCGAGCGGGTCCGGGCCGCCCTCGCCCGCCTGGGCACGGCCGGCCAGGTCGGATACGACCTCGCCGAGGCCGCGTACTTCCACCGCGAACTGCCCTACGACGCCCGGCGCGCCGAGCGCCACAACCCACGGCTCACAGCCGCCCGTGCCCTGCTGGCGGAAGGCGCCGTCGCCTTCGACGGCCCGGCCACCGCGCAGGTGGCCTCCGGCGAACGCCGTTACCTGGTCCGGGAGTCCGGCGGCGCCCTCAGCTGCACCTGCCAGTGGTGGGCCGACCACCGCGGCCGCCGCGGCCCCTGCAAACACACCCTGGCCACCCGCATGGCCCGCCGCGCCGCCGCGGCCACCACCGCCACCGGAGACGCACGATGA
- a CDS encoding class I SAM-dependent methyltransferase — MDSIPANRRLWNKISKTYQHEHDPQIGAAPRLWGMYSIPDAHLRALGDVTGKRVLELGCGAGQWSRALAAEGAAVVGLDLSEAQLTAAARARGAARYPLVQGAAEQLPFATGSFDLVFCDFGGLSWAPPHLAVPQAARVLRRGGRLVFNVASPWFEACYDEAAGRVTTSLQKDYFGLDSIAEGDGATSYQLTYGDWVKVLCSAGLVIDDLIEPRPERGTPNGYNETDPPDWAHRWPAELLWVTHKP; from the coding sequence GTGGACAGCATCCCCGCCAACCGGCGTCTCTGGAACAAGATCAGCAAGACCTACCAGCACGAACACGACCCGCAGATAGGCGCCGCGCCCCGGCTGTGGGGCATGTACTCCATCCCCGACGCGCACCTGCGCGCCCTGGGCGACGTCACCGGCAAGCGCGTCCTCGAACTCGGCTGCGGCGCCGGCCAGTGGTCCAGGGCGCTCGCCGCCGAGGGCGCCGCCGTGGTCGGGCTCGACCTGTCCGAAGCCCAGCTCACGGCAGCAGCCCGCGCGAGGGGAGCGGCCCGCTACCCGCTGGTGCAAGGCGCCGCCGAGCAACTGCCCTTCGCCACCGGCAGCTTCGACCTGGTGTTCTGCGACTTCGGCGGGCTCAGCTGGGCGCCCCCGCACCTGGCCGTCCCGCAGGCCGCACGCGTCCTGCGCCGAGGCGGGCGCCTGGTGTTCAACGTCGCCAGCCCGTGGTTCGAAGCCTGTTACGACGAAGCCGCCGGCCGCGTGACCACGTCGCTGCAGAAGGACTACTTCGGGCTGGACTCCATCGCCGAAGGCGACGGCGCGACCAGCTACCAGCTCACCTACGGCGACTGGGTCAAGGTCCTGTGCAGCGCGGGCCTCGTCATCGACGACCTCATCGAGCCGCGGCCTGAACGCGGAACACCCAACGGCTACAACGAAACCGACCCGCCTGACTGGGCGCACCGCTGGCCGGCGGAACTGCTCTGGGTGACTCACAAGCCGTAG
- a CDS encoding signal peptidase I produces the protein MNDTVYVGNAGKDAALDRGWLLGHFKDAGDPRHSEDVEIKWGVHPRGDERARWVHGEKRTALLVLISGRFRVEFPGRSVLLEEQGDYVVWGHGVDHSWFAEDDSVLLTVRWPSVPGYAVPVEEQFGPQGRQRPGL, from the coding sequence GTGAACGACACCGTATACGTGGGCAACGCGGGCAAGGACGCGGCTCTGGACCGGGGTTGGCTCCTCGGACACTTCAAGGACGCCGGCGACCCACGCCACAGCGAGGACGTCGAGATCAAATGGGGCGTCCATCCTCGTGGCGACGAGCGGGCGCGGTGGGTGCACGGCGAGAAACGCACAGCCCTCCTGGTTCTCATCAGCGGCCGTTTCCGGGTCGAGTTCCCCGGCCGCAGCGTTCTTCTGGAGGAACAGGGTGACTACGTCGTGTGGGGGCACGGGGTCGACCACTCGTGGTTCGCGGAGGACGATTCGGTGCTGCTGACCGTCCGATGGCCGTCCGTGCCCGGTTACGCGGTCCCGGTGGAGGAGCAGTTCGGGCCGCAGGGCCGACAGCGGCCCGGACTGTGA
- a CDS encoding right-handed parallel beta-helix repeat-containing protein — translation MQKTKPALACAGLLAGTLIALSGPMAQAASSPHGTGTRAAADSVRTAADALYVAPDGGDGAAGTQSDPTTLASAISRVPSGGTIYLRGGTYSYSETVTIPPGNDGTPGARTTLSAYPGETPVLDFSKMAEDPANRGLAVNGTYWHVNGIVVEHAGDNGIFVGGSDNVIERVVTRFNHDSGLQISRIASDTPKDEWPAGNLILSSESHDNADSDGEDADGFASKLTSGPGNVFRYTVSHNNIDDGWDLYTKSETGPIGPVTIEDSLSYANGTLSDGTVNEDGDRNGYKLGGDGIEVDHIVRRNIAYGNGHHGFTYNSNPGSMAVSDNVSIDNAERNFSFDKGTSVFRGNVSCRDDDGSNDKTVGDADGSNQFWTGSNGPACSAYPGAMDWSFAEDGSLVVTFGGDRVTP, via the coding sequence ATGCAGAAGACCAAGCCCGCCCTCGCGTGCGCCGGCCTGCTGGCCGGCACGCTCATCGCCCTGTCCGGCCCCATGGCCCAGGCCGCGTCCTCCCCCCACGGAACCGGGACGCGCGCGGCGGCCGACTCGGTGCGGACGGCAGCCGATGCCCTGTACGTGGCCCCGGACGGCGGTGACGGCGCGGCGGGGACGCAGTCCGACCCGACGACGCTGGCCTCGGCCATCAGCCGCGTCCCGTCCGGCGGGACGATCTATCTCCGCGGCGGGACGTACTCCTACTCCGAGACGGTCACCATCCCGCCGGGCAACGACGGTACGCCGGGCGCCCGTACGACGCTGTCCGCCTACCCCGGCGAGACCCCGGTCCTCGACTTCTCGAAGATGGCGGAGGACCCGGCCAACCGGGGGCTGGCCGTGAACGGAACGTACTGGCACGTCAACGGCATCGTCGTCGAACACGCGGGGGACAACGGGATCTTCGTCGGTGGCAGTGACAACGTCATCGAACGGGTCGTGACGCGCTTCAACCACGACTCGGGCCTGCAGATCTCGCGGATCGCCTCCGACACCCCGAAGGACGAGTGGCCGGCCGGCAACCTCATCCTCAGCTCGGAGTCCCACGACAACGCCGACTCCGACGGGGAGGACGCCGACGGCTTCGCCTCGAAGCTCACCTCCGGCCCGGGGAACGTCTTCCGCTACACGGTGTCCCACAACAACATCGACGACGGCTGGGACCTCTACACCAAGTCGGAGACCGGCCCCATCGGCCCGGTGACCATCGAGGACTCCCTCTCCTACGCCAACGGCACCCTTTCCGACGGGACCGTGAACGAGGACGGCGACCGCAACGGCTACAAGCTGGGCGGCGACGGCATCGAGGTCGACCACATCGTCCGGCGCAACATCGCCTACGGCAACGGCCATCACGGGTTCACCTACAACAGCAACCCGGGCTCGATGGCGGTGTCGGACAACGTCAGCATCGACAACGCCGAGCGCAACTTCTCCTTCGACAAGGGAACTTCGGTCTTCCGCGGCAATGTCTCGTGCCGGGACGACGACGGGTCCAACGACAAGACCGTGGGCGACGCGGACGGCTCCAATCAGTTCTGGACCGGCTCGAACGGTCCGGCCTGCTCCGCGTACCCGGGTGCGATGGACTGGTCCTTCGCCGAGGACGGCTCCCTCGTCGTGACCTTCGGCGGCGACAGGGTGACGCCGTAG